The Gouania willdenowi chromosome 3, fGouWil2.1, whole genome shotgun sequence genome includes a region encoding these proteins:
- the rufy2 gene encoding RUN and FYVE domain-containing protein 2 isoform X5, whose amino-acid sequence MASAGEQDLALSEADGGRERNQVFGVLRLQEEKSSAGDKVGCSSGTKGGGDGRWQAPIFALARKASETISGSIHVLPKVSEPRTSLSEDWTVQALRDPMAMERANLLNMAKLSIKGLIESALSFGRTLDSDYPPLQQFFVVMEHCLKHGLRVKKSFLGFNKSLWGPLELVEKLCPEAAEISASVRDLPGLKTPLGRARAWLRLALMQKRLADYLRLLITRKDLLNDFYESSALMLEEEGAVIVGLLVGLNVIDANLCVKGEDLDSQVGVIDFSMYLKNDIDDYRSEERNSQIASILDQKNYVEELNRQLSSTVNGLHGRVESLEKSNSKLIEELAIAKNNIIKLQEENQQLRSENSLILLKTQQHLEVTHGDVSVERDAYKQSSQGLDEMYNEAQRQLKEECQLRQDVENELVVQVSMKQEMELAMKLLEKDIHEKQDTLIGLRHQLDEVKAINVEMYQKMQSSDDEMQKKNSMISRLEEKTNQITATMKQLEQSDKDLLSQTRTLAMSFVKCASTDTEHQYKLVKDISF is encoded by the exons ATGGCTTCAGCCGGAGAGCAGGACCTGGCTCTGTCCGAGGCGGACGGCGGCAGGGAGAGGAACCAGGTGTTTGGGGTTCTGAGGCTACAGGAGGAGAAATCATCTGCAGGGGACAAGGTGGGCTGTAGCAGCGGGACGAAGGGAGGCGGAGATGGGCGATGGCAGGCTCCCATCTTCGCTCTGGCCCGTAAAGCGTCCGAAACCATATCAGGGAGCATCCACGTCCTGCCCAAAGTGTCTGAGCCCAGGACGTCTCTGTCCGAGGACTGGACCGTCCAAG CCCTGCGAGACCCCATGGCTATGGAGAGAGCCAACCTGCTCAACATGGCCAAACTGAGCATCAAAGGCTTGATCGAGTCTGCTCTGAGCTTTGGGCGTACTCTAGACTCGGACTACCCACCTCTTCAGCAGTTCTTTGTGGTTATGGAGCACTGCCTCAAACATGGACTCAGAG TGAAGAAGTCCTTCCTGGGTTTTAATAAGTCTCTATGGGGTCCTTTGGAGTTGGTGGAGAAACTGTGTCCTGAGGCAGCAGAGATTTCAGCATCCGTTCGTGACCTGCCTGGACTAAA GACTCCCTTGGGCAGGGCCAGAGCCTGGTTGCGATTGGCTCTCATGCAGAAACGGCTGGCCGACTACCTGCGACTCCTCATCACTAGAAAAGACCTGCTTAA TGATTTCTATGAGAGCTCAGCCTTGATGCTGGAGGAGGAGGGAGCAGTGATAGTGGGTCTGCTGGTGGGTCTGAATGTGATCGATGCAAACCTCTGTGTGAAAGGCGAGGACCTGGATTCTCAG GTTGGCGTAATCGACTTCTCTATGTACTTGAAAAATGACATTGATGATTACAGAAGTGAAGAGAG gAACAGCCAGATAGCATCCATCCTGGACCAGAAGAACTATGTTGAGGAACTAAACCGACAGCTTAG CTCCACAGTCAATGGTCTGCACGGAAGGGTTGAATCACTGGAGAAGTCTAACTCCAAACTAATAGAAGAG TTAGCCATTGCTAAGAACAATATCATCAAACTTCAGGAAGAAAACCAGCAGCTGAGGAGTGAGAACAGCCTGATTCTGTTAAAGACACAGCAACATTTAGAG GTTACTCACGGCGATGTGTCAGTGGAGAGAGATGCTTACAAACAGTCGAGTCAAGGTTTGGATGAGATGTACAACGAGGCACAACGACAGCTGAAGGAGGAGTGTCAGCTCCGAcag GATGTGGAGAATGAGTTGGTTGTGCAGGTGTCGATGAAACAGGAGATGGAGTTGGCAATGAAACTTCTGGAAAAAGATATTCATGAAAAACAG GACACTCTGATCGGTCTGCGACACCAGCTGGACGAGGTGAAAGCCATCAATGTGGAAATGTACCAGAAGATGCAG TCATCTGATGATGAGATGCAGAAGAAGAACAGTATGATCAGTCGTCTTGAGGAGAAGACCAATCAGATCACTGCCACCATGAAGCAGCTGGAGCAAAG CGATAAAGATCTGCTCAGTCAGACCAGAACACTCGCTATGTCATTCGTGAAGTGTGCCAGCACAGACACAGAGCACCAGTACAAGCTAGTCAAGGACATCTCCttctga